From Streptomyces sp. GSL17-111, one genomic window encodes:
- a CDS encoding UDP-N-acetylglucosamine 1-carboxyvinyltransferase: MTDDYLVRIGQLIRDARQHRGWSQAHLGQALGTSQSAVNRIERGHQNISLDMIARIGEALDSEIVSLGYSGPMHLRVVGGRRLSGAIDVKTSKNACVALLCASLLNSGRTVLRRVARIEEVFRLLEVLNSVGVRTRWINDGLDLEIVPPAELDLDAMDEEAGRRTRSIIMFLGPLLHRMDRFRIPYAGGCDLGTRSVEPHMQALRRFGLSVTATDGVYHAVVDRSVTPGRPITLTERGDTVTENALLAAARHDGTTVIRNASSNYMVQDLCFFLELLGVTVEGVGTTTLTVHGVPDIDVDVDYSPSEDPVEAMSLLTAAVVTGSELTVRRVPAEFLDIELAVLEEMGLDHDRSAEYAADNGRTRLVDLTVRPSKLEAPIDKIHPMPFPGLNIDNVPFFAAIAASAHGSTLIHDWVYDNRAIYLTDLNRLGGRLQLLDPHRVLVEGPTRWRAAEMMCPPALRPAVVVLLAMMAAEGTSVLRNVYVINRGYEDLATRLNSVGAQIEIFRDI; encoded by the coding sequence ATGACCGATGACTACCTCGTCCGGATCGGACAGCTCATCAGGGATGCACGCCAGCATCGTGGCTGGTCACAGGCGCATCTGGGACAGGCGCTCGGCACCAGCCAGAGCGCGGTCAACCGCATCGAACGCGGACACCAGAACATCAGCCTTGATATGATCGCCCGCATCGGTGAGGCCCTGGACAGCGAGATCGTCTCGTTGGGCTACTCGGGTCCGATGCACCTGCGCGTCGTCGGCGGACGCCGACTCTCCGGCGCGATCGACGTCAAGACCAGTAAGAACGCCTGCGTGGCCCTGCTGTGCGCCTCCCTGCTGAACTCCGGCCGCACGGTGCTGCGCCGCGTCGCCCGCATCGAGGAGGTCTTCCGCCTCCTGGAGGTGCTGAACTCCGTCGGCGTCCGCACCCGCTGGATCAACGACGGCCTCGACCTGGAGATCGTCCCCCCGGCCGAGCTGGACCTGGACGCCATGGACGAGGAGGCGGGCCGCCGCACCCGGTCGATCATCATGTTCCTCGGCCCGCTGCTGCACCGCATGGACCGCTTCCGCATCCCCTACGCGGGCGGCTGCGACCTCGGCACCAGGTCCGTGGAACCCCACATGCAGGCGCTGCGCCGCTTCGGTCTCTCCGTGACGGCCACCGACGGCGTCTACCACGCCGTCGTGGACCGCTCCGTCACCCCCGGCCGCCCCATCACGCTGACCGAACGCGGCGACACCGTGACGGAGAACGCCCTGCTCGCGGCGGCCCGGCACGACGGGACCACCGTCATCCGCAACGCCTCGTCCAACTACATGGTCCAGGACCTGTGCTTCTTCCTGGAGTTGCTCGGCGTCACCGTCGAGGGCGTCGGCACGACCACGCTGACCGTGCACGGCGTCCCGGACATCGACGTCGACGTCGACTACTCCCCCTCCGAGGACCCGGTCGAGGCCATGAGCCTGCTGACGGCCGCCGTCGTCACCGGTTCGGAACTGACGGTGCGCCGGGTGCCCGCGGAGTTCCTGGACATCGAGCTGGCCGTCCTGGAGGAGATGGGCCTCGACCACGACCGCAGCGCGGAGTACGCCGCCGACAACGGCCGCACCCGCCTGGTCGACCTCACCGTGCGCCCCTCGAAACTGGAGGCGCCCATCGACAAGATCCACCCCATGCCGTTCCCCGGCCTCAACATCGACAACGTGCCGTTCTTCGCCGCCATCGCGGCCAGCGCGCACGGCTCGACCCTCATCCACGACTGGGTCTACGACAACCGGGCCATCTACCTGACCGACCTCAACCGCCTCGGCGGCCGACTCCAGCTCCTCGACCCGCACCGGGTCCTCGTCGAGGGCCCCACCCGCTGGCGCGCCGCCGAGATGATGTGCCCGCCCGCCCTGCGCCCGGCGGTGGTCGTCCTCCTCGCCATGATGGCCGCCGAGGGCACGTCCGTGCTGCGCAACGTGTACGTCATCAACCGCGGCTACGAGGACCTCGCCACCCGCCTTAACTCCGTCGGCGCCCAGATCGAGATCTTCCGCGACATCTGA
- a CDS encoding amino acid adenylation domain-containing protein — protein MPSGEGAATLPGLFEEQAARTPDAPALVESGTVLGYRELNRRTNRLARALAGQGIGPEDLVAVVLPRSADAFAAMLAVLKSGAAYVPVDTALPPARIAMMLEEAAPRLLIGNAELARRIGVADVPLLTVADLHRLSAPDPTAPDASDADPSDADPSDADLTDADRVRPLLPGHPAYVIHTSGSTGRPKGVVVEHGALGAYLRRGRVTYPGVSGINLIHSSISFDLTVSAVYLPLVSGGCLHLTDLTAADHGGAPRPALLEITPSHLDLLESLPHDLSPTACLLVGGEPLRGEAMERWRLRHPDTVIYNSYGPTETTVNCAEFPLPLGEPVPAGPVPIGGPCPGARLYVLDQVLGLVPRGVVGELYVAGTGVARGYLRQPGLTAERFLADPYGPAGSRMYRTGDLVRWLPTGGLEFVGRADGQVKIRGHRIELGEVEAALLADPQVARSAALVHEPAPGDRRIVGYVVPEEGLREELDLAGLRTSVARRLPAAMVPSAVLAVGRLPLTTNGKLDRAALPLPEFSAPPAGRLAPRTPAETALCGVFAEVLGAREVGVEDNFFELGGHSLLVPRLIRSARQAVGIDVSMQQIFLEPTVAGLLREQPSARGPLDPLVRLRAGGDGSPLWCLHPGSGLGWSYTGLLPHVPAEHPVYAVQARGLDGRDRLATSFGALVSDYCSLITAEQPRGPYLLTGWSFGGTAAHAVAARLRDAGHQVALLAAIDAWPAGGPQETAAGPADVRAVAFDGKDAPPGLEAELIDALLAVTENTMRLLDEPDVETPVFDGSLVLFESAPGGRGAGAAKLWRPYVTGEIRTVPVASEHLRLMRPDALAVIGPALRDALRSATLKPAV, from the coding sequence GTGCCGTCGGGGGAGGGTGCTGCCACGTTGCCCGGCCTCTTCGAGGAACAGGCCGCCCGCACTCCGGACGCGCCCGCGTTGGTGGAGAGCGGCACGGTTCTCGGCTACCGGGAGCTGAACCGGCGGACGAACCGCCTGGCCCGTGCGCTGGCCGGGCAGGGCATCGGGCCGGAGGACCTGGTCGCCGTCGTGCTGCCACGGTCCGCGGACGCCTTCGCCGCGATGCTCGCGGTGCTCAAGTCCGGCGCCGCCTACGTGCCGGTGGACACCGCACTGCCGCCCGCCAGGATCGCCATGATGCTGGAGGAGGCCGCGCCCCGCCTGTTGATCGGGAACGCCGAACTCGCCCGGCGGATCGGCGTGGCGGACGTGCCCCTGCTCACCGTGGCCGATCTCCACCGGCTCAGCGCCCCGGACCCCACCGCCCCGGACGCGTCCGACGCCGACCCGTCCGACGCCGACCCGTCCGACGCCGATCTGACCGACGCCGACCGCGTCCGGCCGCTGCTCCCCGGCCACCCCGCCTACGTGATCCACACCTCCGGCTCCACCGGGCGCCCCAAGGGGGTCGTCGTGGAGCACGGTGCGCTCGGCGCCTACCTGCGCCGGGGCCGGGTCACCTACCCGGGGGTGTCGGGCATCAATCTGATCCACTCGTCGATCTCCTTCGACCTGACCGTCTCCGCCGTCTACCTCCCCCTGGTCAGCGGTGGCTGCCTGCACCTCACGGACCTGACCGCAGCGGACCACGGCGGGGCGCCCCGGCCCGCGCTGCTGGAGATCACCCCCAGCCACCTGGATCTGCTGGAGTCGCTACCGCACGACCTCTCCCCCACCGCGTGCCTCCTCGTCGGCGGCGAGCCCCTGCGCGGCGAGGCCATGGAGCGCTGGCGTCTGCGGCACCCGGACACGGTGATCTACAACAGCTACGGACCGACCGAGACGACCGTCAACTGCGCCGAGTTCCCGCTCCCCCTCGGGGAACCGGTCCCCGCCGGCCCGGTACCGATCGGCGGGCCGTGTCCCGGTGCCCGGCTGTACGTGCTGGACCAGGTGCTCGGTCTCGTTCCGCGGGGCGTGGTGGGTGAGCTGTACGTCGCGGGCACCGGTGTCGCCCGCGGATACCTGCGGCAGCCCGGCCTGACCGCGGAACGCTTCCTGGCGGACCCGTACGGGCCGGCCGGGTCCCGCATGTACCGGACGGGCGACCTGGTGCGCTGGCTGCCGACGGGCGGGCTGGAGTTCGTCGGGCGGGCGGACGGGCAGGTCAAGATCAGGGGGCACCGGATCGAACTCGGCGAGGTCGAGGCCGCGTTGCTGGCCGACCCGCAGGTCGCGCGGAGTGCGGCGCTGGTGCACGAGCCCGCCCCCGGCGACCGCCGGATCGTCGGCTACGTCGTCCCCGAAGAGGGCCTGCGCGAGGAGCTGGACCTGGCCGGCCTGCGCACGTCCGTCGCCCGACGCCTGCCGGCGGCCATGGTGCCCTCGGCCGTCCTGGCGGTCGGCAGGCTTCCGCTCACCACGAACGGCAAACTCGACCGGGCCGCACTGCCGCTGCCGGAGTTCAGCGCCCCGCCCGCCGGGCGCCTCGCTCCGCGCACTCCCGCCGAGACGGCGCTGTGCGGCGTCTTCGCCGAGGTGCTGGGTGCGCGGGAGGTCGGCGTCGAGGACAACTTCTTCGAACTGGGCGGCCACTCCCTCCTGGTGCCCCGGCTGATCCGCTCGGCCCGGCAGGCGGTCGGCATCGACGTCTCGATGCAGCAGATCTTCCTGGAGCCGACGGTGGCCGGACTGCTACGGGAGCAGCCGAGTGCCCGCGGACCGCTCGACCCGCTGGTGCGGCTGCGCGCCGGCGGCGACGGCAGTCCGCTGTGGTGCCTCCATCCCGGCAGCGGGCTGGGGTGGAGCTACACCGGGCTGCTCCCGCACGTGCCGGCGGAGCATCCGGTGTACGCCGTCCAGGCTCGGGGCCTCGACGGCCGGGACCGGCTCGCGACGAGCTTCGGCGCGCTCGTGTCCGACTACTGCTCCCTCATCACCGCCGAACAACCGCGGGGGCCGTATCTGCTGACCGGCTGGTCCTTCGGAGGCACCGCCGCCCACGCCGTCGCCGCACGGCTGCGCGACGCGGGGCACCAGGTCGCGCTGCTGGCCGCCATCGACGCCTGGCCGGCCGGCGGTCCGCAGGAGACCGCCGCCGGACCAGCGGACGTCCGCGCCGTGGCCTTCGACGGCAAGGACGCGCCCCCCGGACTGGAGGCGGAACTGATCGACGCGCTCCTGGCCGTCACGGAGAACACCATGCGCCTGCTCGACGAACCCGACGTCGAGACACCGGTGTTCGACGGTTCGCTGGTGCTCTTCGAGTCCGCGCCCGGCGGCCGGGGCGCGGGAGCGGCGAAATTGTGGCGCCCCTACGTCACCGGGGAGATCCGGACCGTCCCGGTGGCCAGTGAGCACCTGCGCCTGATGCGTCCCGACGCGCTCGCCGTGATCGGGCCCGCCCTGCGGGACGCCCTGCGCTCCGCGACCCTCAAGCCCGCCGTCTGA
- a CDS encoding condensation domain-containing protein has translation MIPLSFAQSRIWFLNQLDGGAGYRIPLAYRLHGELDHCALSEAIADVVERHESLRTVFPEADGQPHQVVLDADSARPPLPVVVRSEAELGDALRAAAGHVFDLTTEIPLRAHLFRLGAREHVLLVLLHHIAADGWSLTPLLDELAAAYTARRAGRAPHWDPLPVQYADYTLWQNELLAAEDDPESLAGEQLAYWRRQLDGLPDCLALPADRPRPPVASHRGGTAPVSLGPDTHRRLLALARQEKASLFMALQAGVVALLTRLGAGTDIPVGSAIAGRTDEALDGLIGMFVNTLVLRTDAAGDPTFRELLGRVREVDLDAYAHQDLPFERLVDVLRPERSAAWNPLFQVMLVLEDGPEQTPRLPGLTAVEEPVDGDSAKFDLALHLRERAPDPELAPAGLYGNLDYALDLFDPPTAVALVTGGPGWWRRRWPTPTCGSAAFPSSRPASGRGCWRAVPVAGCRRGRVLPRCPASSRNRPPALRTRPRWWRAARFSATGS, from the coding sequence GTGATCCCCTTGTCGTTCGCACAGTCCCGCATCTGGTTCCTCAACCAGCTGGACGGCGGCGCCGGATACCGCATCCCGCTGGCGTACCGGCTGCACGGGGAACTGGACCACTGCGCGCTCTCCGAGGCGATCGCCGACGTGGTGGAGCGCCACGAGAGCCTCCGTACCGTCTTCCCCGAGGCCGACGGCCAACCTCACCAGGTCGTGCTCGACGCGGACTCCGCCCGGCCGCCGCTGCCGGTCGTCGTGCGCAGCGAGGCGGAGCTTGGCGACGCACTGCGCGCGGCGGCCGGCCACGTCTTCGACCTCACCACGGAAATCCCACTGCGCGCGCACCTCTTCCGGCTGGGCGCACGGGAGCACGTGCTGCTCGTCCTGTTACACCACATCGCCGCGGACGGCTGGTCGCTCACCCCCCTGCTGGACGAGCTGGCTGCCGCCTACACGGCCCGGCGAGCGGGCCGCGCGCCGCACTGGGACCCGTTGCCGGTGCAGTACGCCGACTACACGCTGTGGCAGAACGAGCTCCTGGCGGCGGAGGATGACCCGGAAAGTCTGGCCGGAGAACAACTCGCCTACTGGCGGCGTCAGCTGGACGGGCTTCCGGACTGCCTGGCCCTCCCCGCCGACCGGCCCCGGCCCCCCGTGGCCTCCCATCGGGGCGGCACGGCACCGGTCTCGCTCGGCCCGGACACCCACCGCCGCCTGCTGGCTCTGGCCCGGCAGGAGAAGGCGAGCCTGTTCATGGCCCTCCAGGCCGGGGTGGTCGCCCTGCTGACCCGGCTGGGCGCGGGCACCGACATCCCCGTCGGCTCGGCGATCGCCGGACGGACCGACGAGGCGCTGGACGGCCTCATCGGCATGTTCGTCAACACGCTGGTGCTCCGCACCGACGCCGCTGGCGATCCGACCTTCCGCGAACTCCTCGGGCGCGTCCGCGAGGTGGACCTGGACGCCTACGCCCACCAGGACCTGCCGTTCGAGCGACTCGTGGACGTGCTCCGTCCCGAGCGGTCCGCCGCCTGGAACCCCCTGTTCCAGGTGATGCTCGTACTGGAGGACGGGCCCGAGCAGACCCCGCGGCTGCCCGGTCTGACCGCCGTTGAGGAACCGGTGGACGGCGACAGCGCCAAGTTCGACCTCGCCCTGCACCTGCGGGAGCGGGCGCCGGACCCGGAACTCGCCCCCGCCGGCCTGTACGGCAACCTGGACTACGCCCTCGACCTGTTCGACCCCCCGACCGCCGTCGCCCTCGTCACTGGTGGACCCGGCTGGTGGAGGCGGCGGTGGCCGACCCCGACCTGCGGATCAGCCGCCTTCCCCTCCTCACGTCCGGCGAGCGGGCGCGGTTGCTGGCGTGCGGTACCGGTGGCCGGGTGCCGTCGGGGGAGGGTGCTGCCACGTTGCCCGGCCTCTTCGAGGAACAGGCCGCCCGCACTCCGGACGCGCCCGCGTTGGTGGAGAGCGGCACGGTTCTCGGCTACCGGGAGCTGA